The following proteins are encoded in a genomic region of Ammospiza caudacuta isolate bAmmCau1 chromosome 13, bAmmCau1.pri, whole genome shotgun sequence:
- the LOC131563423 gene encoding monocarboxylate transporter 1-like, with protein sequence MPPIGGPAGYTPPEGGWGWAVVVGAFISIGFSYAFPKSITVFFKEIEVIFNASSSKVSWISSIMLAVMYAGGPISSILVNKYGSRPIILVGGCLSGCGLIAASFCNTVEGLYFCIGVIGGLGLAFNLNPALTMIGKYFFKRRPLANGLAMAGSPVFLSTLAPLNQFFFGIFGWRGSFLILGSLLLNCCVAGSLMRPIGPKPVQKKETNKEAQQEAGKAGKKDDGDTSTDPTDGKAKQEKGSVFQTINKFLDLTLFKHRGFLLYLSGNVIMFFGLFAPLVFLSNYAKSKKIPSDSAAFLLSILAFVDMFARPSMGLVANTKWVRPRIQYFFAIAIIYNGVCHILLPMSPNYTGFCIYAGFFGYAFGWLSSVLFETLMDLVGAQRFSSAVGLVTIVECCPVLLGPPVLGKLNDMYGDYKYTYWACGVVLIIAGTYLFIGMGINYRLVAKEEKAKKERMEDETNMDEAGKKKEEKTDAASSPQKNVKEQESRM encoded by the exons ATGCCCCCCATCGGAGGCCCTGCAGGATACACTCCTCCTGAaggaggatggggatgggctGTGGTCGTCGGAGCCTTCATTTCCATTGGTTTTTCCTATGCCTTCCCCAAATCTATCACAGTGTTCTTCAAAGAAATTGAGGTCATCTTCAATGCCTCCAGCAGCAAAGTGTCCTGGATCTCCTCCATCATGCTGGCTGTTATGTATGCAGGAG GTCCCATCAGCAGCATCCTGGTGAACAAGTATGGCAGCCGGCCCATCATATTGGTAGGCGGCTGCCTTTCCGGCTGTGGGCTGATCGCAGCCTCCTTCTGCAACACGGTGGAGGGGCTCTACTTCTGTATTGGGGTCATAGGGG GTCTTGGACTTGCCTTCAACCTGAACCCTGCCTTAACCATGATTGGCAAGTACTTCTTTAAGAGGCGTCCACTGGCCAATGGGCTGGCAATGGCAGGCAGCCCTGTCTTCCTCTCTACCCTGGCACCCCTCAACCAGTTCTTCTTTGGCATATTTGGCTGGCGTGGCAGCTTCCTCATCCTGGGTAGCCTCCTGCTGAACTGCTGCGTGGCTGGATCCCTGATGCGGCCCATAGGTCCCAAGCCAGTTCAGAAGAAAGAGACCAATAAGGAAgcacagcaggaggctgggaaagcGGGGAAAAAGGATGATGGTGACACCAGCACGGACCCCACTGATGGAAAGGCCAAGCAAGAGAAGGGCTCAGTCTTCCAGACAATCAACAAATTCTTGGACCTGACTCTATTCAAACACAGGGGCTTCCTGCTCTATCTGTCAGGCAATGTAATAATGTTCTTCGGGTTGTTTGCTCCCTTGGTCTTCCTCAGCAATTATGCAAAGAGCAAGAAGATTCCTAGTGACTCGGCAGCCTTCCTGCTCTCCATACTGGCCTTTGTGGACATGTTTGCCAGACCTTCCATGGGACTGGTGGCAAACACCAAGTGGGTCAGACCCCGCATCCAATATTTCTTTGCCATTGCTATTATTTACAATGGTGTTTGCCACATCTtgctccccatgtcccccaaCTATACTGGCTTCTGCATTTATGCTGGCTTCTTTGGCTACGCCTTTGGCTGGCTGAGCTCGGTTCTCTTTGAGACCCTGATGGACCTGGTGGGAGCTCAGCGGTTCTCTAGTGCTGTTGGCCTGGTGACCATCGTGGAGTGCTGCCCTGTTCTTCTGGGACCCCCTGTGCTAG GGAAACTCAATGACATGTATGGTGACTACAAGTACACATACTGGGCCTGTGGGGTTGTCCTGATCATCGCCGGGACCTACCTCTTCATCGGGATGGGCATCAACTATCGCCTGGTGGCCAAGGAGGAGAAAGCGAAGAAGGAAAGGATGGAGGACGAGACCAACATGGATGAGgctgggaagaagaaagaggaaaaaactgaTGCAGCCTCCTCACCTCAGAAGAATGTCAAAGAGCAGGAGAGCCGCATGTGA